TACTTTGACGGTGATTTGTCCAGAGCTTTTCAGGCTCCAGGCCTGGGAAGAATTCACCCATCAGTTGGTTCATCTTGCGGTTTGTAAAACGCCGGGAACACCCAGCATACAAACTCGCGCAGGTTCTGAGCTGCAAATATGGGTTTTTCAATTTGCAAGCTATCTTTGTTAGCTATTTTAAGGAGCAATACAGCCATTTGAGCGGTGTAAATGCCTTGTTCAAGGCCAGTGTTGCCGCTACCAGGAAAAGGCTTTGCCCTATTTGTTAGGTGATATTGTCAAGTCCTTTGAAGTTCAAATACCTGAATGGTCTAACAAAGTTCTTTAGACCGTGTAGCGGAGGAGCGGCTTTCTATTTGGCCGCACGCCGATAGAAAAATGAATCAGATACGTGCGGCGATGGCCTCAGCGAGAACCAAGTCTTCCCACGGCATGCCGGTGAATTTGAAAACCACTGGGGCGCTGCGGTGAAGCTCAACCTCGCCGCGCACAACGTCGGTGAAGCTTACGAGGGATTCTTTGTCGAGATTGCCTTCGTTAACGGCCTGGATGATATCGCCAGCTTCGCGAAATGCTGCGGCTTCTTCTTCCATAATGACCTGCGCACGCGCTAGGAGCGCGCCGGGGAGCTCGCGGGCATCGGGGGAGTGTGAGCCTACAGCGACAACTACGGCGTCATTGCGAACTTCTGCATCGTCGATGACTGGCTGCGGGGAGGTAGTGGTAGTGATGATTAATTCTGCGTTGCAGATAGCTTCGTGGGCAGGGTCGCTTCCCGCTTGTAGCCAGTTGTCTAAGTCAGCGGGCTGTGTGCGGCTGATGAACGTGATTTTTGTATCGCGGATACCTTCGCATACTGATTCCACGGTTCTAGCGTGAGCACGGCCCTGGGCTCCTACTCCGACAATGACCACATCGAGTGGCTGTGAAGAAGTAGTAAGTAAGTGAGATACCCCTGCGAGCGACACAGCCGGTGTGCGTAGGTTAGTCAGAGCAACGCCGTCGATGGTAGCGGTGGGTTGCAATGTGGAGCCATCGAAAAGCACATAAATGCCGTTGACACTAGGAATGCTTGGGTCTGCTGTCTTACCGGGGATGGAAATAAGCTTGATGCCAAAGCCTGTCGGCGAATTAGAAGGCATCAATAGAAAGTCACCGTTGGTGATTTCTGCTCGGCTGCGTTCCAAATCTGTCGACGGATCAAAACCCTGCTGCAGGTATTCGCGCAGCGCCAAGACTGCCTGTTTGGGGCTTAAAGTCTTTTCAACCTGGTGGGAATCAATGTGAATCAGCGTCATTGTCGGAGCCTTCCATTGGTGGATAATTGAATTCCACCTTATTAGACCCAAGCTGCTGACGGGCGGGATTTAGGCAAAGTGAGCTTTTCGTGCTCTGTATCTTTCCGACGGGATATCCACGCCGGAATCTAATAGCCGCTGATAAATAGAACCTGAATCAGAGTCGAACGTTCAATCTGCTGGCCTACTTCCAGTGGGTAATTCGGCCGCTCCACCATGACTTTTCGCCATCCATCAGCCGTAGGCGGTACACGGAAACAATCGGAGTGCCTTCAGACCGAAGCTCATCTTGGCTATTATTTTCCTGGTGATTTCCGGACTCGGCGCAGTCGTAGGAACCGAGGCGCTGTCTTCAGGGGCAGTGGGGCTGCTATCTAAACTTGTTACCGAGCTTCACCACCGACTCTGTTGCCAGGAATTGAGGGCATGGGCAAGCAATTACGCTTACAGGGTTTCAAAGTCGGCCTGACCACGGTTTCGCGCGTGAAATCGTGGATATCATCTTGGGCGCAATGGGCTGTCCCGAACCATTCCTTATCCACAAAGTCATGGGTAAAGCAGGTATTCCTGAATCAGCAGAGGTTATCAGCGCTGGGGATACCAGCCGTGGCGTACTCACCGGGCATTTGAATGAGGAGTAGTTCAAGGCTCCTAACGCAGATTACGTCCCTGATCCCGCATTCTCTATCGGCTCCATGATCAACAAATGAGTAAGCCCTTCAACCCTGAGTTAACTGTGGGCCGGCGCGTGGCCGTTGTCCGGTGCCTTCGCAACACCTTTTGTTCTACGTTCTAAAGAGCCCGTAGCAAAGCTGCCCAAAGCCCTCTCGGATTCAGTTGCCTCCGTTGCCTCTTACGCTGGCGCAACCGTGATGGCCGCGGTTGAGGCTGGCGGTGATCTAACCGGAAAGCGCGTTCTGGTTGTCGGCATGGGCATGCAGGGTATGATTACATGTGATGTTGCTGCTCAAGCAGGCGCGAAAGCAGTTTATGCCTCGGATCCGAGTTCGGAGCGCCGCGCGTGGGCAAAAGCAATCGGAGGAGTCACTGCTTCGGTCCATCTGAAGGTTCAAAGCCTGGGGGCAGCATCGATGACGTCTTCGGCTTCTTACGAATTAATTCCGGTGTCATGGTCGCTGTCAATTCACTCGATATTGGTGAGCGTGCTGTGATTACTGGAAGCGTTGCTAGCAGCGAGCATGTCGGATTTAATCCAGAAACTCTGGTCCGAAACTGGCATTTGCGGCAGGCAATCAAATTTCTTAGCCACAGCAACATCTTCTGGGATGACGTTATCTCGTAAGCGGTAAAACTGGAAGAAATCCCCGAAACCGTCGACTATTTTATGAGCGGCGGTTTCGGGGACAAAATTTACGCCCGTTATCTTCGGATAGCGGTGTCAATTACCAGTAACTAACTTCTGGGTGCTGAATCTTCCCCGACCTGGCGATTTTCTTCCGGATCGTCCTGGTCACCCCATTTTCCGGTCTCATAATCAAAGTCGATTTCGTTGCCGTCTTCGTCTGTCCGTTGATACCACTCGGTGAGTTCCTCAGATTGGGAATCAAACTTTGAACCTGCACCACGGCCCTCTGGAGCGGGGGAGACAGAGAATTCGAAATCGTCTCCATGTTCTTCTAGACCTCTGACCACAGCATTTCGAACAGCGTTGCTTGCGTAGTTGCGGCGAATAGCTGCGGGATCTGTATGAAGATCCTTAATGAAGCCGATAGTCATGAAAATCAGCACAACCGAGAACGGCAATGCAATGAGGATGGTGAGGTTCTGAAGGGCTGTTAGCGTAGTTGAACCACCAGCTAAGAGCATGACGATGGCGATACCGACCATGCACAGTCCCCAGAAAACGACCACGAGCTTATTTGGAGCGGGATTACCGCGAGAAGACATGGTTCCCATGACCAAGGAAGCAGAGTCCGCGGAAGTTACAAAGAAGATGCTGAGAACTATCACCAGAATTATCGGGGTGATTGAGTTCAAAGGCAGTTGGTCAAACAATGCGAAGAGGACTTGCTCGTTGTCTGCCGTGCCATCAAACAGTGCAAGGCCCTCGTTATGGAAATTGATTGCAGCCCCACCGAAAATAGTGAAAGCTAGAATCAAAATAACCGTAGGTGCCGCAATCGTGGCCAGTGCGAATTCACGGATGGATCGACCCCGAGAAATACGGGCAATGAACATGCCCACAAATGGTGTCCAGGCAATCCACCAAGCCCAGTAGAACGCTGTCCATCCGCCTTGAAAGTCCAGAGTTTCTTGTCCCCACGACAAAGATTTACCCATCATTGGGAT
This region of Corynebacterium casei LMG S-19264 genomic DNA includes:
- a CDS encoding ornithine cyclodeaminase family protein gives rise to the protein MTLIHIDSHQVEKTLSPKQAVLALREYLQQGFDPSTDLERSRAEITNGDFLLMPSNSPTGFGIKLISIPGKTADPSIPSVNGIYVLFDGSTLQPTATIDGVALTNLRTPAVSLAGVSHLLTTSSQPLDVVIVGVGAQGRAHARTVESVCEGIRDTKITFISRTQPADLDNWLQAGSDPAHEAICNAELIITTTTSPQPVIDDAEVRNDAVVVAVGSHSPDARELPGALLARAQVIMEEEAAAFREAGDIIQAVNEGNLDKESLVSFTDVVRGEVELHRSAPVVFKFTGMPWEDLVLAEAIAARI
- a CDS encoding MDR/zinc-dependent alcohol dehydrogenase-like family protein, coding for MSGAFATPFVLRSKEPVAKLPKALSDSVASVASYAGATVMAAVEAGGDLTGKRVLVVGMGMQGMITCDVAAQAGAKAVYASDPSSERRAWAKAIGGVTASVHLKVQSLGAASMTSSASYELIPVSWSLSIHSILVSVL